The nucleotide sequence ACATTTATGGGAGGAGGAAATCCTCTTTATTACGGTACCGGAACGGAATTCCGTAACTATGCATCTGTGGGAGTCCGTAAAGGAATCGTTTCCACTAATTTTACCGCAGGTTGGCATAGAGGAGACGGTTACGATCTAACTCCGGATGCCACCTTAGGTCCTAAAAACGGAAGGATAGAAAGCCTTTCGCCTAGTTATTCCCCCTTCCCCACCGACACCCCACTTTGGACCAAACTTTATATTTTTCGCAGAAGACTACCTTATGAAGGCCCTCTAGAATCCACTTCAGGGAGTGCATTCGAAGATATAAACGTTTCCAATAAGACCACTTTCGAGGTCTCCGAAACATTTAAGATAGGTTTCCAATTCTATTATAGATATCTGAACCAAAATGCGGTAGATGCTGTTCCTCCAAGAGGAGTATACGATAGAAGCAATAAAACTCACGACTTCATGGGTGCCGTCAACGCGGATTGGGAAATAACAAAAACTTTAAACTTAAACGTAAACACAAACTACGCCAGATTTTTCGATACCTACACATACGACCAAAGAAAGTCGGACGCCCAAGATAGAAGAGAGAAGTTAGACAACGCGGTCACGGAAGTCAGAACCCGTTTAGATCATAAAATCTCCGACGGACATGTGATCTCTTACGGAGCGGAAACTTTGATAGACCAATTCTCTTCCGCCAGGATCGCCCCGGATTGTAAGAGAAATTTTCCGTATATCTGCGCGAGTGATATTCTCGGGGGAACGGATCCGTACCAAACCCAAAACGGATACGCCCAAAGACAAAGAAATGCATTTTATGTGCAGGACGAATGGAGAGTATCCAGCGCACCTAGGATCCAAATTGTACCAGGGATCCGTTCCGACCATGACTCCATTTACGGTGGACAGATCCTCCCTAAATTAGCGGTCCGTTATGATGTGACCGATAAATTCCGTATTAGGGCAGCCAACGGTTTAGGGTATAGGGCTCCCAGCTTCCAGGATCTATATTATAATTTCATAAACCCAGGCGTGGGTTATAGAGTGGCGGGAAATCCGGACCTTAAACCCGAACTTTCTCGCAGTTATAACTTAGGGGGAGAATGGGAACCGAATAAGTTATTCTGGTTCAGCTTTAACTTCTTCTATAATAATATCGATAATTTGATCGGATTTAGGACAAACCCGACCAGGGATGCATCCGGATTACAGATCTTTAATACATCCAATTACCAAAAGGCGCTCACAAAAGGATTCGAATCTTCCGTCACTCTTAGGGTCCATCAGAATGTTTCACTGGGCGGCGGTTATACATATACCGATACTAGGGACGAATTGACCAATCTCCCCCTTGAAGGAAGAGGTTATCATAGATGGAATGCGAATATACGTATAGATCACCAACCTAGCGGATTCAGCTTTTCCTTATTCGCGGTGATATTCGGAAAACAACCTTATTACTGTCAAAAAAATCCTCTTTGGTGTGATCCTCAATTGCCTACGGAGTTTTCCGCTCTTAGCGCTCAGCTTACTACACAAGCAACGAATACGATCAACGCGTTATTCGGAAGTATTCCGGGCGGGGTCCAAGAATATTGTACAGAAAGAAACATATCCTATTGTACAACTGGACCTACTTACGGAGTGAGAATGGTAAACCCTCATACGAATTTGAATATCAGAGTTTCCCAAAAAATATTAGGGACTTTTGAATTATTCGCAGGTGTGGACAACCTTCTAGACACATTCGACCTTACTTATAATCCGCAAAGACCTAGATTCTATTATGTGGGGATAGATGGACGGTTCAGTGCGGGTGCGGCTCCTGCGGATTATTCTGCGGCGCCGATCCCTTCTTCTTCGCCTATACCGGGGGTCCGGTAAAAACATTTTAAATGAGAGAACCGATATGAAAAAACTCATAACCTTGGCTTTGTTCCTCTGTTTACCTGCATCTATTTTCGCAGAGGCAAAGGATCTTAGGATCGTAACATTAAACGGAACAGTTTCCGAAATCGTTTTTGCATTAGGGAAAGGTAAATTAGTAGTGGGTAATGACACTTCTTCCCTTTATCCTCCGGAAGCTTTAGCGCTTCCTAAAGTAGGTTATCAAAGAGCTCTTTCAGCGGAAGGTATTCTTTCCTTAAAACCGAATCTGATCCTTGGACTAGAATACGCAGGTCCCCCTGAAGTGATCGAACAACTCAAATCAGCCGGCATAAAAGTGATCATTTATCCCGGATCACCCGGAGTGGAACCTGCATTGAATAATATTCTCGCTATCGGAAAAGACATCGGAGCGGAAAAAGAAGCTCAAAAGATCGTGCAAGATATCCGCAAAAAACATTCCAAAATTGCGGAGAAGGTTTCCAAATTAAAATCCAAACCGAAAGTACTATTCGTATATCATAGAGGAACTAGCCTCGCGCAAGTGTCCGGTACGGAAACTCCCGCGGATGAAATGATCCGGCTCGGAGGAGGGATCAATGCGGTGAACGGTTTCAAAGGTTTTAAACCGATCACGCCGGAAGCCGTAATCGCGGCACAACCTGATATCATCCTAATTCCAAGCAGAGGTTTAGAAAGTCTTGGCGGGAAAGACGGAGTATTCTCCCTTCCCGGTGTGAAAGATACCCCTGCCGGAAAAAAAGCGAGAGTGGTTTCGATAGACGATCTAGTTCTTTTAGGTTTCGGACCTAGACTTGGTCAGGGTATCGAGGAATTATTCGAATCATTCCATTCTAAAACTTCTGAGAAAAAATGATTGTACCCTCTCCGGAAACATCCTCTCCTATAATAAAAAATTCAGGGGAAGAAAAGAAGAAAAAAAAAGGACGTAAGGTCCCGCCGATCCTCGTATTTATAGTGTTAGCTGTCGGACTTTTCGGGATAGGAATACTTTCCCTTAAATTCGGATCGATACAACTTTCTATGGGAGAGATCCTGAAAGTATTGCTTCTAGGACAAGACTCCTTATCCGAATTGGAGGTCCCGTATTCCGTTCTCGTTTGGAATTTGAGAATGCCTAGGCTCTTATTATCTATGATAGTCGGAGCCTGCCTTGCTTCCGCTGGAGTTTGTATTCAAGGACTATTTCGAAATCCGTTAGTCGAACCGGGATTTATTGGAGTGAGCCCCGGAGCGGCATTAGCGGCTTCCACTTGGATCGTTTTTTCCGAAAAGATACTCACTTTTTTCCCCCCTGAATTAAAAGGAAAAGAAAGTTACCTTCTACAGTTATTCGCCTTTTGCGGAGCGCTTGCCGTTTCTTTCTTCTTACATTTGGTCTCCAAAAGAGAAGGAGGCGGGTTCTCCTTAGTTTTAGTTTTGGCAGGGATCGC is from Leptospira sp. WS58.C1 and encodes:
- a CDS encoding TonB-dependent receptor plug domain-containing protein, coding for MGKSKPSSFPKILCLILFSGLCFLGVPIFSQGEVLPEKKTEEKKEDPNKSKVNQEAGKEISNGNNDRGSIITVTGTRRKGFLKDSTITTEVITRKDIDAMGARDISQTLGNVPGIEVRPAQAGERGSTVRLQGLAGQNVLILVDGQRTTGRFSGSIDLTRFKAEDIERIEIVKGASSALYGSDAIAGVINIITKEQKDPYSANFRTFMGGGNPLYYGTGTEFRNYASVGVRKGIVSTNFTAGWHRGDGYDLTPDATLGPKNGRIESLSPSYSPFPTDTPLWTKLYIFRRRLPYEGPLESTSGSAFEDINVSNKTTFEVSETFKIGFQFYYRYLNQNAVDAVPPRGVYDRSNKTHDFMGAVNADWEITKTLNLNVNTNYARFFDTYTYDQRKSDAQDRREKLDNAVTEVRTRLDHKISDGHVISYGAETLIDQFSSARIAPDCKRNFPYICASDILGGTDPYQTQNGYAQRQRNAFYVQDEWRVSSAPRIQIVPGIRSDHDSIYGGQILPKLAVRYDVTDKFRIRAANGLGYRAPSFQDLYYNFINPGVGYRVAGNPDLKPELSRSYNLGGEWEPNKLFWFSFNFFYNNIDNLIGFRTNPTRDASGLQIFNTSNYQKALTKGFESSVTLRVHQNVSLGGGYTYTDTRDELTNLPLEGRGYHRWNANIRIDHQPSGFSFSLFAVIFGKQPYYCQKNPLWCDPQLPTEFSALSAQLTTQATNTINALFGSIPGGVQEYCTERNISYCTTGPTYGVRMVNPHTNLNIRVSQKILGTFELFAGVDNLLDTFDLTYNPQRPRFYYVGIDGRFSAGAAPADYSAAPIPSSSPIPGVR
- a CDS encoding heme/hemin ABC transporter substrate-binding protein, which codes for MKKLITLALFLCLPASIFAEAKDLRIVTLNGTVSEIVFALGKGKLVVGNDTSSLYPPEALALPKVGYQRALSAEGILSLKPNLILGLEYAGPPEVIEQLKSAGIKVIIYPGSPGVEPALNNILAIGKDIGAEKEAQKIVQDIRKKHSKIAEKVSKLKSKPKVLFVYHRGTSLAQVSGTETPADEMIRLGGGINAVNGFKGFKPITPEAVIAAQPDIILIPSRGLESLGGKDGVFSLPGVKDTPAGKKARVVSIDDLVLLGFGPRLGQGIEELFESFHSKTSEKK
- a CDS encoding FecCD family ABC transporter permease produces the protein MIVPSPETSSPIIKNSGEEKKKKKGRKVPPILVFIVLAVGLFGIGILSLKFGSIQLSMGEILKVLLLGQDSLSELEVPYSVLVWNLRMPRLLLSMIVGACLASAGVCIQGLFRNPLVEPGFIGVSPGAALAASTWIVFSEKILTFFPPELKGKESYLLQLFAFCGALAVSFFLHLVSKREGGGFSLVLVLAGIAVNATVVSLLGFLSYLADDTQLRNLTFWSLGSMAVASWHKIYLLGFVLLIVTFFFPVLARGLDALALGEAEAFHTGFKVRRIRNLTIVLASLLVGVSISICGNIAFVGLIVPHILRTVLGPGHKTLLPASLFGGALLMAIADLAARTVAFPSELPIGIIAAGIGGPFFLFLILQAKRREGEFR